The following nucleotide sequence is from Coffea eugenioides isolate CCC68of chromosome 3, Ceug_1.0, whole genome shotgun sequence.
TTGAGTAGAGATTATATATTTTACATCTTCCACAACACTTTTTCCATGCCTATCAAAGCTGAAGCAGATGCTCTGCTAATTATTTTTATAGACTGTACAATTGAATTGTTGGCCTCAGACACAATTATGTGATTGTGATTCGTTGCTCTCTATGATGCCAATCATATGTCCAGATGAAAGGTGAAAGAGAGCTCATTGAGAAAATCCTGAACacagaaataaatatatttctcTCAATTAGAGATGGCAGTGCTCTTATGCAGCACATGGAGGATTTCTATTACGTTACTTTGCTGGAGGTATTATCCTTTTTCATATTCGCAACACTATCCTTTTATATTCCTTATTTTCTTGGCTAATTACATGGTCTTTTGCTTCTAATTTTTCCAGAATGTCAAATCGAACTACCAAACTGTTGCAACATCACAATCTAATGAAGAGAAGAGTGTATCAATTAGTTAAAATCTGAGATTATTGTAGCTACTGAAGATATGTTATGCTTGCTCTCACTAGTAGCCCTGGGACCGAGGAAGTTAAGTTGTCTTGTACAACCGCTACATGAGAAGAAGCAAATGCTCCTAGAGAATTTCACTCTTTGGAGTTCTTGTATTTGCTCATTTATTATCAAGATAATACTCCAGCATGCAAAAACATCAGGACAGGCATCGACAtgtaaatcaaattttttttggttaaagaATCTCTCAGCATTTGCACAGAAAATGAGTCTTGGCGTAACCTGTTTATGGTATCTTGTAATTTCTTTCtgcaaattttgattaaatCCAAGTTTTATAATCTTTTCAAGCTCTACTATGGCTTGGTTTTTGTTTTCTCGATGTTTGAGGTCTGAAGCATCATCTACGAAGCCTTTTCTCTTTTAGGTGTCATCACAGAATGATTGACTCCGCCTATGCTGGCGACAGCTTGACATAGCCACAAAATGCAGAAATCATTGCAAAAAGAGTTTTTACATCAACCATTTTAATGGTTTACATAGAGGAATACAGAGGCCACAGGGAACTTAAACATGATATTATTCGAAGAACATTGATGTTGGATTCAGCTTATATATCCAACTCTATGCTCTTTAAAAATGTGTTTTACCTATCTTTCTTGCCTTTCTTATTGTGGCAGACAATTCTCAAACTTTGTCTCAGTATGTCCACCTCTCTCTCCCATTTGGATTCTTCTTGCTTCATGGTAGCTAATTGTGCTTGAAGAAGCTCTATGGCTTTTTCTTTGGCCATCAGTTCCCTTTGCTGTTCCTCCAACATGTCTTCTGCCTCAGCTCTCCAAAACAGTCCTTCCCCTGGAAAACCATGTTGCAGCTTATAGTATGGCATTGTAGTTCAAACCAGAATAATCAGGGTATGATCTATGATTCTTGAACAGTAATATCAACTTGTTATACCATTATCAGGTCTTACATTAGGGATTGGTTGAGAGTAGCAGTACCTTGATTTGTTCTCTGAATAAGATCATCAAGCTCGACCTTGATGGCAAAGTAAAGCTGCTTCCACTTCTCTACAGCATCGTCTCGCCTTGCTTGTTCCTCCCGTATCTCCTCGAACAAGAAGCTAGGCCCCAAAAAGTGCCATTTGTTACCACTCTTGTCCACCACAAACTCATTTTCCATCCCTTTAAACCTCTCTTCTCTACATTCTAGCTGCTTCCTCAACTTCTTCACCTCCTCTCTCAActtcttcctctctttcttcCACTCAGCTTCTTTAAACGCAAAAACCATCATTTCTCGTTCGTAAGCTTCGATCTCAGCATCCCTCAAGCAGATTATCTCGCTAACTTCCCCTTGGAGAAGCTTAACCCTATACTGAAGCCCTTCAACAGCTTTGCGACTAGGCATAGTCCTATCCTTGGTCTGGTAACCACCCATAGCTGCTGCAGGTTTCTGTGCTTGCTGGGATCACTCAAAGGAGCTTCTGGGGATGAATTTGATCAGAAGAAAGGCTCCTACATGAATGTCAAGCCCTCCAGCCAAATATATGTGTCACTTGGGATATATGAGAATAATGGAGGCTCCCTTATCATCAAATCAATCAATCATTTATGGGACTGTGGAAGATGCTCGTGATGATGGCTGCTTTTTGAACTCTGATGTATTTATGAGGTTGAAATTGGTGCATGCAAATATTCATATCATGCTCAAGTAAGTCACATGTAAAATTATTACAGGGAGCCTGGACATTTAGCAGTACAAGTTTGGATTCATCATTCATTTGTCAACATGCTGCCCAACTTATATAGGTCCACATTGTTTGCTGAGTTAAGGAATGTTGACTGCAGCAAACACTGAGGCTGCTTGCTTATATATGGATATATGGTTGGTGACGGTGAGCATTTTTTGTCCAAGTTAGTTAGGTGGATGAGGAAATTATACAAGACTGAAAACAAAAATCAACATTACTGGACCATGTTAGGCAATGATGAAAGGTTGGCAAATTAAAGCTCCAACAAAACTCACTGAATTTTTCTTGATTGGCCCTTAATTAGGATATTATCTCATTTTGGATGAAATAATTGATAGTACTAGTTTAGTCCATACCTTGGAATTGGTTCAACCAGATTTCTGAATTTACCAAGGATGATTCGAATAATGCAGCAATcataccttttttttctttttggcccTATGGTGTCAGGGTTTGTATGAGAAAGTGCCTTATCCTTTTTATGTCTAACACGTGAAAGTGTTGCCTAGCATGGAGGTGATAAGACATGATTTAGCGTGTGTGCAAAAGATTAGTAAAACATTAAGACCACGGCATCCAAGTAAATTGCTGACAGAAGGACGCATGAATGACACTATGAAAACAAAAAGTAGACTCCCAAAAATAGTTAATAGCAACTCACCTTTTGGTCCAATCATACATCATTTACTTATGTCTCATAATTTGTTCAAAGATTTTACTGGTCCGTCTGTCCCATTTTGATagaattgattttttttctcacaccgttttaaaaaaaattagtgagtttttgttgaaaaaataaatctaacctattgtttttctaaaatatccttaTATTAATATTAAGAGTATCACTTATCACTATACCTTTATATTAATTAAAACAACAATAATGATGGTATATTGCACCATTCAACACGTGTATCAAAACAATTATTGGGTGAAAAAGTTGCCGTATTAAATAAAGTATATTGTATTTACTGATAATGAAATATattaaataagggtattttagagaagttaaaaaataactatattttttaattgaaagGTGCATCATAATTTGGAAcggatgaaaaaggaaaacaaaaattatcaAAGTAGGACGGAGGGAGCAAAAGTACACCTTGTTGTTTctatttctctctttttcttcgtCTCATTGAATCATCTCTTGTAGCGGGggcttttttttattatttgtaatCTGTTGTAATTGACGCAGAGTAAgatttggattgtaatttttggtagaaaattttgttagtttttgtAAGAATGTCTTTTaacataatttttaattatctttttatttatattttatctcatatacagcACATCTAAAAAAAAGTgagtatatttttctatataagAACTCTTCGGAAGGGGTTCTAAATTTCTTAGAAGACAAATGGAAATAATGGCATTGGGCATGGGAGGGGATGCGACCATGTGATGTCGCGACATTCTCATTTTTCGTACAAACAGCTCACCAACTTTGGGCTCGGCCTACCATGGGATGGTAGATCAACAGCCTGGACTAGTTCGTCTTCACAATGGGCCCAGAAACTGATGGGACTGGTTTTACTAGATAAAAAGCTTTAAACTCTagctctttttctcttttttttttgggtggggaAAAATGGATCTTAAGCAAATAGTTCATGCACAAtacttttcttttcctatgagACTCCATAGCAGTTTACAAATCATATTGGGATACTTTATAATTCATGTGCTTCAGTTTCTGGTTGAAGATATATTATTTTGCCCTAAGTTCTCTCATCACTATGTAGAGTGGTTGGTTATTTTGAAAGTACCTAAAATTTCATTAAATTACAAAATTGACCACTAACATATAAAggtgcaaaaaaaaatataacgaGGTCTTTGATCGACTAAGATAATGATGTCAAAGATCCCAATTTAATCAAGAGAATGATGTTTAGTTGGGAATTTGTAAATTGTTATCAATCTAGAAGTCTTGTAAACCCTCTTAACCATGGAGTGCTTTTATTGTACATTTGGTGAAGTGTAAACATGACATGGTGATATAATACCTTAATTACCAACCTCATCAAACGGTGGTTGAAGTGAAATCTATCATGCCCTTGAACTAATATGCCAAGTTAAATAGCTTTACTAGATCATAACTCTATTCATGTGAATTGAGTTCCTAGAGATGCAAATAAAGTAGCTCATGAATTGTTTCTTTATGCCAAATCATCTGATTATGTTGAATCTTTTTGGAAGTCTCTTCCAATTGTTGTCAATCATTTGCTGTTGCACGATTTCCAGTAATCTtagtaataaaattttttttcttatcgaacaagaaaaaaaactaaagcATATAAGATCAAATTGGGTAGGTGCGTGCATTAATGTTTGAGTAAAATTCAATGGAAAATTGAACACTTTCTCTCCACGAAGTAACTAGCATTCAACCAAATTAATTGGTTACTCCATTCTTCTTGTTGAAATGGTTGAATGGCAAACAACTGCTGCGTTAGTTAACTAAAACTCATGCGCGTTGGACACAAGACCGAACTGAAATGCATTTTGTTGTcactctgtgtgtgtgtgttttattcttttctctttttttcaccAAATAGGGGAGGGGAGTCACCATGTGGTGATAGAATTGTACATGTATCCTATGAAATTTTGGCTATTGATTATCAATATGGTTTGGCACCATTCGGTGggttgtttttttcttttgttttttttttccttgaggGGGAGGATGTAAAGAGTGTGATTTTTACATGCTTTGTCTTTCGAAGATATTATACCTCTAGTATTAGGTCTAAAAGGTTAGAAAAGACATGTCCTATTTGATAAATGAGTTTTTTAGatgtttgtttaaaattttattatattttattgTAGAATTTATAGAAAGAATTTTTAAAGTgtgtaaaactttttttttctttttctttctttctttctttttctttttctttcctttcctcttcTTCACCCTCAACTCCCATTGATCTTCCTTCTTACTCCCTCTTCACTGGCACCTCCACCAACAACACtcttacttttttatttttaactttttgcttttttctccctctctctctccttcttccttctctctcctctcttctcCTTCCTTCTCTCCTAGCACCTCCTTTCCCCTTGTCCCTCATCCTGCCACCCAACGCGATTTGGTCGCACGACCAAATCCCCTCTCCCTTGCCACCTCCTTCCCCTCCTCTTCTCCCACCACCTTTCACTTTCCCCAATGTGATCTAGTCGCGCTTTTAGATCCTCTCTCCCTCATCACCTCCTTCCCCCCtcttctcccttttcttttgccaGTCTTCCCTTCTCCCCAATGCGATTTGGTCACATAACCAGATTGCTCTGGGGAGAGAGAGATGGCGGCAGGGGAG
It contains:
- the LOC113765496 gene encoding uncharacterized protein LOC113765496 — encoded protein: MGGYQTKDRTMPSRKAVEGLQYRVKLLQGEVSEIICLRDAEIEAYEREMMVFAFKEAEWKKERKKLREEVKKLRKQLECREERFKGMENEFVVDKSGNKWHFLGPSFLFEEIREEQARRDDAVEKWKQLYFAIKVELDDLIQRTNQGEGLFWRAEAEDMLEEQQRELMAKEKAIELLQAQLATMKQEESKWEREVDILRQSLRIVCHNKKGKKDR